The Cellulomonas wangleii genome includes a region encoding these proteins:
- a CDS encoding tRNA (adenine-N1)-methyltransferase, whose translation MTSDDAAVPAPTGAAQRRGPFRVGERVQLTDPRGRLHTVTLHPDGAFHTHRGYLRHTDLIGASEGVVVQNTSGIAYLALRPLLADHVLSMPRGAAVVYPKDAGQIVTMGDVFPGATVVEAGVGSGGLTLSLLRAVGDGGRLVSIERREDFAAIARGNVETFFGGPHPAWDLRLGDLSDVLPTAVEPGTVDRVVLDMLAPWENLDAVATALAPGGVLVCYVATTTQLSRLAEDARSDGRFTEPEAWESMVRGWHLEGLAVRPQHRMVGHTGFLLTTRRLADGVEPPHRKRRPAKGSYPVAEDGAPVTDPELWSPEAMGERETSAKKIRRVRRELHVAPEDLGPQGPATGD comes from the coding sequence GTGACCTCCGACGACGCCGCCGTGCCCGCACCGACCGGGGCCGCCCAGCGGCGCGGTCCCTTCCGCGTCGGCGAGCGCGTCCAGCTGACCGACCCGCGAGGACGGCTGCACACCGTCACGCTGCACCCCGACGGCGCCTTCCACACCCACCGCGGCTACCTGCGGCACACGGACCTGATCGGCGCGAGCGAGGGCGTCGTCGTGCAGAACACGTCGGGCATCGCGTACCTGGCGCTGCGCCCGCTGCTGGCCGACCACGTGCTGTCGATGCCGCGCGGTGCCGCGGTCGTGTACCCCAAGGACGCCGGCCAGATCGTCACGATGGGCGACGTGTTCCCCGGCGCGACCGTCGTCGAGGCGGGCGTGGGCTCCGGTGGGCTCACGCTGTCCCTGCTGCGCGCGGTGGGCGACGGCGGACGCCTGGTGTCCATCGAGCGCCGCGAGGACTTCGCCGCGATCGCGCGCGGCAACGTCGAGACGTTCTTCGGCGGCCCGCACCCCGCGTGGGACCTGCGGCTCGGTGACCTGTCCGACGTGCTGCCCACGGCGGTGGAGCCGGGAACGGTGGACCGGGTGGTGCTCGACATGCTGGCGCCCTGGGAGAACCTCGACGCGGTGGCGACCGCGCTCGCACCCGGGGGTGTCCTGGTCTGCTACGTGGCGACGACGACCCAGCTGTCCCGCCTGGCCGAGGACGCACGGTCGGACGGCCGGTTCACCGAGCCCGAGGCGTGGGAGTCGATGGTGCGCGGGTGGCACCTCGAGGGCCTGGCCGTGCGGCCGCAGCACCGCATGGTCGGCCACACCGGCTTCCTGCTCACGACCCGCCGGCTCGCCGACGGCGTCGAGCCGCCGCACCGCAAGCGTCGGCCCGCCAAGGGGTCGTACCCGGTCGCCGAGGACGGCGCGCCCGTGACCGACCCCGAGCTGTGGTCGCCCGAGGCGATGGGGGAGCGCGAGACGTCCGCGAAGAAGATCCGTCGGGTGCGGCGCGAGCTGCACGTCGCCCCCGAGGACCTCGGGCCGCAGGGTCCCGCGACGGGGGACTGA